In Bacteroidales bacterium, the following are encoded in one genomic region:
- a CDS encoding right-handed parallel beta-helix repeat-containing protein has translation MKKLITLLMAVALTSTGLWSQTIGPNLNEGFEGGVIPDNWTVLNVDGGTQVWNAQTVNPNTGTYSARVRYESSTLDNNDWLITPPLWVTSSTTDEISFWMRTYSASYTDPWEVLISTTDTSPASFTMIDNGTGNLASYVQKTYSLDSYGDAIVYLAVRYIGSNDWYLYVDDFVGPPVVLPSCPPPTGLAVNNITTTSADLSWTPGFDEDLWNVKYGAPGFDPDIAGTLVSGINVIPHTLSGLTLLTNYEVYVQADCGTKEVSDWVGPVSFQTLGNPLSGNYTINSTLATGGTNFESFNDFAAAINLGGFAGPVVVDVVATTGPYNEQVMFSDLPNSSGTNTLTINGNNEILEYLSANTNERATLKFDGTDYVTVNNLIVKALGSVTGEYGWAVWLANGADYNSFYNSQFVASTSATLTNFAGFVTSNSATGATTAGLAASNLTVEDCTAIGGYYGMIINGPSTAPFSDNNSIINNEIKDFNLYGLYLRGQNNSMISDNIITRPTRTTTGTLYMLYVTQDMTGTTIMNNQMYDFSPSVASTSTAHGIYGTTISATPGQELLIANNVIFGFQNMNGIQYGMYMTTTDNTRFYHNSMSLDNVGHSGSSVIRGLYHSGNLATIDFRNNIISITSNSTGIKYCMYFVQTLANIPNLTSDHNVLHMGATVGTNHLVFWNGGGGPSFTTLTDWQAAGGGIYDQNSVDADPTFFTPLLTPLNPAMNNIGVNLLTFVPEDIFGVARTATPDPGAIEFDPPSCFPPTVPVVSNVTHNSVTLSWNPGSDETLWNLKYGAPGFDPDIEGTLITGITTTTYLLEGLAENTSYDVYVQADCNVRSLSSWAGPAQFTTMYANDLAVIGIISPTSNTCYDGSEVVSILITNLGGASVDVSFDASYQIDVGTPVTETVNLTITPGDTVTYTFTTPIDFVITEEFTFDLTVSVDLASDLNSNNDEMGMPVTFFIIPDPPTGIDGNTTAGNTAMLEATSTLDVKWYASTDPGDLDVLYTGAVFTTPVLYTSTPFYAAASSGSQENAGKPAPTSTTNTSGNNWGLVFDVVNADATIRTVDVYSVGTGGQMSVELRDNAGALIETLGPFTYPSGTTGDPTIVTFDLNLSVPIGTGYRLLGVSMSGNLIRESSGNTYPYNSPSGNVVVTSGYISGTSTTYYWFYNWVIGDFGCESERTEVWANMPEGAVGGNVSQASRSVIEGARVFSNVGNFEAFTDAFGNYLIEDVGAGTYDFYCEADGYFTQLVEDVVILENQTTTLNFELGFAEISVDPASIAEELQEGQTSTKQLTISNPGGTETLTWSAAVGLPVGGGKAALFAYPENQGENTLSGDVDANPDSQQYFQELSRNAFDLYGYFPTGAPGSEYSVVTDGQYIYTAAWDANAFNKYDMNGTFIEQFSITGAGNVRDLTYDGQYFYGSANNNIIFEMNFSTQTLVSSITAPVGNQIRGIAYDPVNDGFWVTGTSFSGPFRLISRAGALVQEITTTVGGISGLAYDGVSPGGPYLWAYTPASSVTGEQILVQINMTTGAAIQSVDLTNIGIFQAGAVSGGLNITNQVVPGVWTFLGLAQNNVVWLMELSGWLTLDPTSGTVAPGGNNVVDVNFNTAGLSVGTYELSIVITHDALEVNRGVLSIPVTLDVVAASCPAPNNLYAANISFTEADLGWTPGGTEGLWNVEVGVPGFTPGQGQNVDGVIGTGDNPWLVKELNHSTDYEFYVQADCDELGETSIWAGPYSFSTLELCPAPTALTATNITATSADLGWTVVGTETMWNVEVGASGFTPGTGNSILSVTATMVNPWTASPLDAITTYDFYVQADCGSGEESSWAGPFEFSTLCGVSDLPFSEDFTGLLATQIPECWSKADLGLTNWGAVLTGNAGGTSPEMRFYFSPSFTGVSRLITPPISTGGKLDLMVRMDQFLDDYTTNDGEYIALEYSVDGGTNWTEFWQYLCTADYGAVYDLIPFTLPPATDEFLIAFKFSGYSFNIDNWYFDNVLIDELKYPVTFNVDVTTISGFNYDTEVIYIAGDFPGAIWNEPGTNPNLLMSRVGLTNVYTITLDLPPASYEYKYFRNAGWDGGEWAGGANRNIAVAGIVETEDVFGGDITFANLQWPPDGTITEGGSFIAYGQAFIPNGITGAAGATFGLEAWVGVSTTDTDPAGWSTWVPATFNSQSGDNDEFQADIASGLTPGTYYYAYRYRFGQVYGEYLYGGYNGGFWNGITNVSGVLTVNSAGPPSYRLVSGAVDDCLDATDEVEIDGATVENGAIADIRSGGIITATDFEVKDGGTAYMTAVTSITLGDEVLITPGATGLFLAKIDTFDPCVLPPALVASVEEVIPDIPAVASFFKVFPNPTTGSFKLELTGVEESSSISVEIFGMMGERVFQDQLFGSMLYEFDLSSMPKGIYFIRVLQGDEMGIEKVIKQ, from the coding sequence ATGAAAAAACTAATTACTCTTTTAATGGCCGTTGCCTTGACCTCAACAGGCTTATGGAGTCAAACTATCGGCCCGAACCTTAATGAAGGTTTTGAGGGAGGAGTTATACCTGACAACTGGACTGTCTTAAATGTAGATGGCGGCACGCAAGTGTGGAATGCTCAGACTGTAAACCCAAATACAGGGACTTACTCTGCACGTGTAAGATATGAAAGCTCTACGCTTGACAATAATGACTGGTTGATTACACCTCCTTTATGGGTAACATCATCCACAACCGATGAAATCAGTTTCTGGATGAGAACATATAGCGCAAGCTACACAGACCCCTGGGAAGTTTTGATATCTACAACGGATACCAGCCCGGCATCTTTTACGATGATAGACAATGGCACGGGAAATCTGGCCAGCTATGTTCAAAAAACATACTCGTTAGATTCATACGGAGATGCCATCGTATATCTTGCTGTGCGTTATATTGGTTCAAATGACTGGTATCTTTATGTGGATGATTTTGTGGGTCCACCGGTAGTCTTACCCTCATGCCCACCACCAACAGGGCTGGCAGTGAACAACATCACAACAACATCTGCAGATTTAAGCTGGACACCTGGCTTTGATGAAGATTTATGGAATGTCAAATATGGCGCTCCAGGCTTCGATCCTGATATTGCAGGCACATTGGTTTCAGGAATAAATGTAATACCACACACACTTTCAGGTCTTACACTCTTAACCAATTATGAAGTTTATGTTCAGGCAGATTGTGGTACCAAAGAAGTGAGTGATTGGGTTGGACCAGTGTCTTTCCAGACACTTGGCAATCCTCTCTCAGGCAACTATACCATCAACAGTACACTGGCGACAGGTGGAACCAATTTTGAGAGTTTCAATGATTTTGCCGCTGCTATAAACCTTGGTGGTTTTGCAGGCCCGGTGGTTGTTGATGTAGTTGCAACTACAGGCCCTTACAATGAGCAGGTTATGTTTAGCGATTTACCAAACAGCAGCGGCACAAACACGCTGACAATTAACGGCAATAACGAAATCCTGGAATACCTCTCAGCAAATACCAACGAACGCGCTACACTTAAATTTGATGGGACCGATTATGTCACTGTGAATAATCTGATTGTTAAGGCACTGGGATCGGTAACAGGGGAATATGGCTGGGCCGTATGGCTCGCAAATGGTGCGGATTACAATAGTTTTTATAATTCCCAGTTTGTTGCAAGCACTTCAGCTACACTGACAAATTTTGCCGGCTTTGTAACCAGCAACAGCGCTACAGGAGCCACTACAGCAGGCCTGGCAGCAAGTAATCTGACAGTTGAGGATTGCACTGCAATTGGTGGCTATTATGGAATGATTATCAACGGACCCTCCACTGCACCTTTTTCTGACAACAATTCAATTATTAATAACGAAATCAAAGATTTCAACCTATACGGTTTATACTTGCGTGGCCAGAATAATTCCATGATTTCGGATAACATAATCACGAGGCCAACAAGAACCACTACCGGTACCTTGTATATGCTATATGTTACCCAGGATATGACTGGAACTACAATTATGAATAATCAGATGTATGATTTCTCTCCATCAGTAGCAAGTACATCTACTGCGCACGGAATTTATGGAACTACCATAAGTGCTACTCCTGGCCAGGAATTACTCATTGCTAACAATGTGATTTTTGGCTTTCAGAATATGAATGGTATTCAATATGGCATGTATATGACAACCACTGATAACACCAGGTTTTATCACAATTCCATGTCGCTTGATAATGTTGGGCATTCGGGATCTAGCGTAATAAGAGGGTTGTATCATTCCGGAAACCTGGCCACAATTGATTTCCGTAACAACATCATTTCAATTACTTCAAACTCAACAGGTATTAAATATTGTATGTATTTTGTTCAAACACTTGCAAATATTCCAAACCTAACAAGTGATCACAATGTATTGCATATGGGCGCTACAGTCGGAACCAACCATTTAGTATTCTGGAACGGAGGCGGAGGTCCCAGCTTTACAACTCTAACCGATTGGCAGGCAGCCGGTGGTGGAATATATGATCAAAACAGTGTGGATGCTGATCCAACCTTTTTTACTCCTCTGTTGACTCCTTTGAATCCGGCAATGAATAATATTGGTGTAAACCTGTTAACATTTGTACCAGAAGATATCTTTGGTGTTGCCCGAACAGCAACTCCCGACCCCGGAGCAATTGAGTTTGATCCGCCCTCTTGCTTCCCACCCACTGTACCTGTCGTCTCAAACGTTACACATAATTCAGTAACATTGAGCTGGAACCCAGGCAGTGATGAAACGTTATGGAATCTTAAATACGGAGCGCCTGGTTTTGATCCTGACATTGAAGGCACTCTTATTACGGGTATCACAACCACCACCTACCTTCTCGAAGGCCTTGCTGAAAATACCAGCTACGACGTTTATGTGCAGGCCGATTGCAATGTTCGTTCACTTAGCAGTTGGGCCGGCCCTGCTCAGTTTACAACAATGTATGCAAATGATCTGGCTGTCATTGGCATAATCTCGCCAACGTCAAATACATGCTATGATGGCTCAGAAGTTGTTTCAATATTAATTACTAATTTGGGCGGAGCTAGTGTTGATGTTTCCTTTGATGCATCATACCAGATTGATGTAGGAACACCGGTTACCGAAACTGTGAATCTTACAATTACACCAGGAGATACAGTTACATACACATTTACCACACCAATTGATTTTGTTATAACCGAAGAATTTACTTTTGACCTTACAGTTTCTGTGGATCTGGCTTCCGATCTGAATTCTAACAATGATGAAATGGGTATGCCGGTAACCTTCTTTATTATTCCTGATCCGCCAACAGGCATTGATGGAAATACAACTGCAGGCAATACAGCTATGCTGGAAGCCACTTCCACTCTTGATGTGAAATGGTATGCCAGTACCGATCCGGGAGACCTGGACGTTTTATACACAGGAGCAGTATTTACCACACCGGTTCTTTATACTTCAACACCTTTTTATGCTGCAGCCAGTTCTGGTAGCCAGGAAAATGCCGGCAAACCTGCCCCAACAAGCACAACAAATACGTCCGGTAACAATTGGGGTCTTGTTTTTGATGTTGTCAATGCTGATGCAACTATAAGAACTGTTGATGTATATTCCGTTGGTACAGGTGGACAAATGAGTGTTGAGTTACGGGATAATGCCGGCGCCTTAATAGAAACCCTGGGGCCATTTACATACCCCTCCGGTACTACTGGTGATCCTACCATTGTGACCTTCGATTTAAACCTCTCAGTTCCTATTGGTACGGGTTACAGACTTCTTGGAGTTAGTATGTCAGGAAATCTGATCCGCGAATCCTCTGGCAACACCTATCCTTACAATTCTCCCAGCGGTAATGTTGTAGTAACAAGTGGCTATATTTCAGGCACGAGCACAACTTATTATTGGTTTTATAATTGGGTTATTGGAGATTTTGGCTGCGAGAGTGAAAGAACCGAAGTTTGGGCCAATATGCCTGAAGGTGCAGTTGGAGGAAACGTTTCACAAGCCAGCCGGAGCGTTATTGAGGGAGCACGAGTATTTTCAAATGTGGGGAACTTCGAAGCATTCACGGACGCATTTGGTAACTACCTTATTGAAGATGTGGGTGCAGGAACCTATGACTTTTATTGCGAGGCTGATGGGTATTTCACACAGTTGGTTGAGGATGTGGTAATACTCGAAAACCAAACAACCACATTAAACTTTGAACTGGGTTTTGCTGAGATTTCAGTTGATCCTGCCAGTATTGCAGAAGAATTACAGGAGGGTCAGACCTCAACAAAACAGCTAACCATCTCTAATCCTGGAGGAACCGAGACACTTACCTGGAGTGCCGCTGTTGGCCTTCCGGTTGGTGGCGGAAAAGCTGCACTATTTGCATATCCTGAGAACCAGGGAGAGAATACATTGTCAGGAGATGTGGATGCCAATCCTGATTCACAACAATATTTCCAAGAATTAAGCCGCAATGCTTTTGATTTATATGGATATTTCCCAACCGGTGCTCCGGGATCTGAATATTCTGTGGTAACCGATGGCCAGTATATTTACACGGCAGCATGGGATGCCAATGCTTTCAACAAATATGATATGAACGGTACCTTTATTGAGCAATTCTCCATAACCGGAGCAGGAAATGTAAGAGACCTAACCTATGACGGCCAGTATTTCTACGGTTCGGCTAACAACAATATCATATTTGAAATGAATTTTAGCACCCAGACGCTTGTTAGTTCAATCACTGCCCCTGTCGGTAACCAGATTCGTGGTATTGCCTACGATCCCGTTAATGATGGTTTCTGGGTTACAGGAACAAGTTTCTCCGGTCCTTTCAGGCTTATAAGCCGCGCTGGAGCTTTGGTTCAGGAAATAACAACTACTGTTGGTGGAATAAGTGGTCTGGCTTATGACGGCGTTTCTCCGGGAGGGCCTTATCTCTGGGCCTATACGCCAGCTTCTTCGGTAACAGGCGAACAAATTCTTGTCCAGATTAATATGACAACGGGTGCTGCGATCCAGTCAGTTGATTTAACTAATATAGGAATATTTCAGGCGGGAGCTGTTTCAGGTGGATTAAACATCACCAACCAGGTTGTGCCAGGAGTCTGGACATTTTTAGGACTTGCACAAAATAATGTTGTGTGGTTAATGGAACTCTCAGGTTGGTTAACACTTGATCCAACATCGGGCACAGTTGCTCCCGGTGGAAACAATGTTGTTGATGTGAATTTCAATACTGCGGGTTTAAGTGTTGGTACATATGAGCTCAGTATAGTAATCACTCATGACGCACTGGAAGTAAACAGGGGTGTTCTGAGTATACCTGTTACTCTTGATGTTGTGGCAGCCTCCTGCCCCGCACCAAACAATTTATATGCAGCAAATATCTCCTTCACAGAAGCTGATCTCGGTTGGACTCCAGGTGGAACCGAAGGACTTTGGAATGTTGAGGTAGGAGTACCAGGATTCACTCCCGGACAAGGGCAAAATGTTGATGGTGTTATTGGCACAGGTGATAATCCATGGTTAGTCAAGGAACTTAACCATTCAACAGATTACGAGTTTTATGTTCAGGCTGATTGCGATGAGCTCGGCGAGACCAGTATCTGGGCAGGGCCATATAGCTTTTCAACGCTTGAACTTTGCCCTGCACCAACCGCCCTCACCGCCACCAACATTACTGCTACAAGCGCTGATCTTGGATGGACAGTGGTTGGAACAGAAACCATGTGGAATGTCGAAGTCGGTGCGTCTGGATTTACTCCCGGCACCGGCAACTCTATCCTCAGCGTAACAGCTACCATGGTTAACCCGTGGACTGCAAGCCCGCTTGATGCCATTACTACTTACGATTTCTACGTCCAGGCTGATTGCGGAAGCGGGGAAGAAAGTTCCTGGGCCGGACCATTTGAGTTTAGCACACTGTGCGGCGTTAGCGACTTGCCATTTTCCGAAGATTTCACCGGGCTTCTTGCAACACAAATTCCTGAGTGCTGGTCAAAAGCAGATTTAGGTCTTACAAACTGGGGCGCAGTGTTAACTGGCAATGCCGGAGGAACTTCACCAGAAATGAGATTCTACTTTTCACCCTCTTTCACTGGAGTATCCCGGTTGATTACCCCGCCAATCAGCACCGGGGGTAAACTTGATCTCATGGTTAGAATGGATCAGTTCCTTGATGACTATACTACCAATGACGGAGAATATATCGCACTTGAATACTCTGTGGACGGCGGAACTAACTGGACCGAGTTCTGGCAATATCTATGCACTGCAGACTATGGCGCGGTATATGATTTGATTCCTTTTACACTTCCACCAGCTACCGATGAATTCCTTATCGCATTCAAATTCAGTGGATATTCATTTAACATTGACAACTGGTATTTCGATAATGTACTCATTGATGAATTGAAATATCCTGTTACCTTTAATGTGGATGTTACTACGATCTCAGGGTTTAATTACGATACCGAAGTCATCTACATCGCCGGGGATTTCCCCGGGGCAATATGGAACGAGCCGGGAACCAACCCCAATTTGCTCATGAGCCGTGTTGGTCTAACTAATGTGTACACGATCACCCTTGATCTGCCTCCTGCAAGCTACGAGTATAAATATTTCCGCAATGCCGGCTGGGACGGCGGTGAATGGGCCGGTGGAGCTAACCGCAATATCGCTGTTGCCGGAATCGTTGAAACTGAAGATGTCTTTGGTGGAGACATCACTTTCGCTAACCTGCAGTGGCCTCCTGATGGAACCATTACCGAGGGCGGAAGCTTCATAGCTTATGGACAGGCATTTATCCCCAACGGCATAACTGGAGCCGCCGGTGCCACCTTTGGTCTTGAAGCATGGGTAGGTGTAAGTACAACCGATACTGATCCTGCGGGATGGAGTACCTGGGTTCCTGCAACATTCAACAGCCAGTCAGGCGATAATGATGAGTTCCAGGCTGACATTGCATCCGGACTTACACCCGGAACTTACTACTATGCTTACCGCTACCGTTTTGGCCAGGTTTATGGCGAATACCTCTATGGCGGCTATAATGGCGGTTTCTGGAATGGTATCACCAATGTTTCCGGCGTACTTACTGTTAACTCAGCCGGCCCACCATCTTACAGGCTTGTTTCAGGTGCTGTTGATGATTGCCTTGATGCAACCGACGAAGTGGAAATTGATGGAGCAACTGTTGAAAATGGCGCAATCGCCGATATCCGTTCAGGAGGTATCATCACTGCCACTGACTTTGAAGTGAAAGACGGCGGAACCGCATACATGACTGCAGTCACAAGCATCACACTTGGCGATGAAGTATTGATCACACCGGGAGCCACCGGATTGTTCCTGGCAAAGATTGATACCTTTGATCCTTGTGTATTGCCGCCAGCGCTCGTTGCTTCTGTTGAAGAGGTTATCCCGGATATACCTGCTGTTGCATCCTTCTTCAAGGTATTCCCGAACCCGACTACCGGATCGTTCAAACTTGAGCTGACAGGAGTTGAAGAATCATCTTCCATCTCTGTTGAAATATTCGGCATGATGGGCGAAAGGGTATTCCAGGATCAACTGTTTGGTTCGATGCTGTATGAGTTTGATCTTTCCAGTATGCCTAAGGGCATCTATTTCATCCGTGTACTCCAGGGCGATGAAATGGGAATAGAAAAAGTGATCAAACAATAA
- a CDS encoding heavy-metal-associated domain-containing protein produces MKTLALILILALTAFSCGGPTQTNENEKMQPGIELTELKLDVKGMTCEGCENAIIRSVGSLEGVHETHASHTDELVTVYYDPELTDAGQITAAIIKTGYEVVTDNPKTEVE; encoded by the coding sequence ATGAAAACATTAGCATTAATTCTGATTCTTGCTCTCACAGCATTCAGTTGTGGTGGGCCAACGCAAACCAATGAAAATGAGAAAATGCAACCTGGAATTGAGTTGACAGAACTCAAGCTCGATGTAAAAGGCATGACCTGCGAAGGCTGCGAAAATGCCATCATCCGCTCAGTTGGCAGCCTCGAAGGCGTTCATGAAACCCATGCTTCACACACTGATGAGTTGGTTACAGTTTATTATGACCCTGAACTTACAGATGCCGGACAAATTACTGCAGCCATCATCAAAACAGGGTATGAGGTAGTCACTGACAATCCAAAAACAGAGGTTGAATGA
- a CDS encoding 4Fe-4S binding protein, which produces MRYPKLRELKEAVVSLVTPAYTTRFPYKAHEPFENFRGKPVVSEEHCVGCQTCANVCPPGAITYSDDKQTGKRTIVRDYGKCIFCGQCEEHCITKKGVKLSDKIFDLSTFNREELVETQERELILCNSCGAIITTRDHMRFLYSKLGPKAFSSILNLNLFNEHLQLADPAKTKVEVRDGLKRKDMFNIICPNCLRQVLVKDLL; this is translated from the coding sequence ATGAGATATCCAAAACTAAGGGAACTGAAAGAAGCAGTTGTTTCGCTGGTCACACCAGCTTATACGACCCGGTTCCCGTATAAGGCACATGAACCTTTTGAAAATTTCAGGGGCAAACCAGTGGTGAGTGAAGAGCATTGCGTTGGCTGCCAGACATGTGCCAATGTGTGCCCGCCTGGAGCCATCACCTACTCCGATGATAAACAAACCGGTAAACGTACCATCGTCCGTGATTACGGTAAATGCATTTTCTGCGGACAGTGTGAAGAGCATTGCATTACAAAAAAAGGCGTGAAACTGAGCGATAAGATATTTGATCTCTCTACTTTTAATCGCGAGGAATTGGTTGAAACCCAGGAACGGGAACTCATTCTCTGCAATTCCTGCGGAGCCATCATCACTACCCGTGATCACATGCGTTTTCTATACTCTAAACTCGGACCCAAGGCATTTTCTTCTATCCTTAATCTGAACCTGTTCAACGAACATCTGCAGCTGGCTGATCCTGCAAAAACCAAAGTTGAAGTCCGCGATGGCCTGAAGCGCAAGGATATGTTCAACATCATTTGTCCGAATTGTTTGCGGCAGGTGCTGGTCAAAGACCTTTTGTAA
- a CDS encoding DUF4159 domain-containing protein, whose translation MRKTIFISLVAILLSINSFSQAPLRIALMKYSGGGDWYADPTALPNLIAFCNNELGTNIQATHDIVDVGSSDIFNYPFVHMSGHGNVELSIQEAQNLRNYLISGGFLHIDDNYGMDPFIRPQMKKVFPELDFIELPANHELYKQKFIFPQGLPKVHQHDGKPPQGFGLFWEGRLVCFYTYETDLSDGWEDAEVHNNSPEMRVRALRMGANLIQFVFTQ comes from the coding sequence ATGAGAAAAACCATATTCATAAGCCTTGTTGCAATATTACTCTCCATAAACTCATTTAGCCAGGCTCCGTTGCGTATAGCCTTAATGAAATACAGTGGTGGCGGCGACTGGTATGCTGATCCTACTGCACTGCCCAACCTCATTGCATTTTGCAACAACGAACTAGGCACCAACATCCAGGCAACCCATGATATAGTTGACGTTGGCAGCAGCGACATTTTTAATTACCCATTTGTACACATGAGCGGTCACGGCAATGTGGAGCTTTCAATACAGGAGGCACAAAATCTCCGCAACTATTTAATTTCAGGTGGTTTCCTGCATATTGACGACAATTATGGCATGGATCCATTTATAAGACCGCAAATGAAAAAGGTATTCCCTGAACTTGACTTTATAGAGTTGCCGGCAAATCATGAACTCTACAAACAGAAGTTCATTTTCCCTCAGGGTCTGCCTAAGGTTCATCAACATGATGGCAAGCCACCACAGGGTTTTGGACTTTTCTGGGAAGGCCGTCTTGTTTGTTTTTATACTTACGAAACCGATTTAAGCGATGGCTGGGAAGATGCTGAAGTGCACAACAATTCACCGGAAATGCGTGTGAGAGCCTTGCGCATGGGTGCGAACCTGATCCAGTTTGTATTCACGCAGTAA
- a CDS encoding 16S rRNA (uracil(1498)-N(3))-methyltransferase — protein sequence MNLFYDPTITFSPAIPLPFLHFLNEEESRHCVKVLRMRVGNEVYLTNGQGFLFTGKLCTLNPGSCEIEITALTKHEPADYSIHIAVAPIKNMSRFEWFLEKATEIGINEVTPLICARSEKISVRTDRMNKIITAALKQSLGVFHPILNEPVGYKKFLEKTRESGKYIGWCETKDEPLFTSICLPRKDVVVLIGPEGDFTAEEVVLAKETGYLPISLGNNRLRTETAALAACFAVHFVNGKI from the coding sequence ATGAATCTATTTTACGACCCAACTATCACGTTTAGCCCGGCCATCCCCCTGCCTTTCCTGCATTTTCTGAATGAGGAAGAATCCAGGCATTGTGTCAAGGTTTTGCGCATGCGGGTCGGAAATGAAGTTTATCTCACCAACGGTCAAGGCTTCCTTTTTACCGGGAAATTATGCACGCTTAACCCCGGTTCATGCGAAATCGAAATTACTGCATTAACAAAGCATGAACCGGCAGATTATTCCATTCATATTGCAGTGGCTCCAATAAAAAATATGAGCCGCTTTGAGTGGTTCCTCGAAAAGGCAACAGAGATTGGGATTAATGAAGTGACACCTTTGATTTGCGCCCGTTCAGAGAAGATTTCGGTTCGTACAGATAGGATGAATAAAATAATCACTGCCGCCTTGAAGCAAAGCCTTGGCGTTTTTCATCCTATACTAAATGAACCTGTAGGTTATAAAAAATTCCTTGAGAAAACCAGAGAATCGGGCAAATATATAGGTTGGTGCGAAACCAAAGATGAACCTTTGTTCACAAGTATCTGTTTGCCTAGGAAAGACGTTGTTGTACTGATTGGGCCTGAAGGCGATTTTACGGCTGAAGAAGTAGTGTTGGCAAAAGAAACCGGTTATCTTCCAATAAGCCTTGGCAATAATCGTTTAAGAACCGAAACCGCAGCGCTGGCAGCATGTTTTGCCGTGCATTTTGTAAATGGAAAAATTTGA
- a CDS encoding hydrogenase maturation protease, protein MLNSLQHIFHQSHSKILIIAIGNFLRSDDGAGPRILEKLKATDRIQLLNAETNIERYIKPIQQSGADVLLFIDCVHFGKEAGYAELLSIDKIEDHTLHSHNISLKRMKEFFTVPAYVLGIQPGTLKVSESMSPEVAKSVELIVKKIDAMIG, encoded by the coding sequence ATGCTCAACTCACTGCAACATATCTTCCACCAATCCCACTCCAAAATCCTCATCATCGCCATAGGCAACTTTCTCCGCAGCGATGACGGAGCAGGCCCCCGAATCCTGGAAAAACTCAAAGCTACCGATCGCATTCAATTACTTAATGCCGAAACCAATATTGAGCGTTACATTAAACCGATACAGCAAAGCGGCGCTGATGTGCTGCTTTTCATTGACTGCGTGCACTTCGGCAAAGAAGCGGGCTATGCAGAACTCCTCTCGATTGACAAGATTGAGGATCACACCTTGCACAGCCATAATATTTCGCTAAAGCGTATGAAGGAGTTTTTTACTGTTCCTGCTTATGTGCTGGGAATACAGCCCGGGACTTTGAAAGTGAGTGAAAGCATGAGTCCGGAAGTTGCGAAAAGCGTTGAATTAATTGTGAAAAAAATTGATGCGATGATCGGGTAA
- a CDS encoding SPOR domain-containing protein, translated as MKKDFVLVIILLVIPLLNLAQRGKPKNVLPVEFCVSSDELHLYRLINEYRMTYGFEIIPLSASLSYVAYAHVRDLHENRPDLFGCNLHSWSEKGNWSPCCYAKDPNRTNCMWNKPRELTDYKGNGQELILWENVEISPLSALNQWRIFGPTNDLLLNRDRWKEKSWKAMGVAIYQGYASIWFGEVIDQETSVKLCTGNKMLTSDWLINEYIEESENDADPETEPEEPQITYYLIVGSFKEEAQSKTEVKRLQAGGYADAKVVEKEGNYRISVYDFSDLTEVQKMRRQLDAVFKGVWIMEK; from the coding sequence ATGAAGAAAGATTTCGTTCTTGTTATTATTCTTTTGGTGATCCCGCTGTTGAACCTTGCACAGCGTGGAAAACCTAAAAATGTTTTACCTGTGGAGTTCTGCGTATCGTCAGATGAACTGCATCTTTATCGTCTCATCAACGAATACCGTATGACATATGGGTTCGAGATAATACCACTTTCTGCTTCACTTTCTTATGTTGCTTATGCTCACGTAAGGGATCTTCACGAAAACAGACCTGATCTTTTTGGTTGCAACCTGCATTCCTGGTCAGAGAAAGGAAACTGGTCGCCATGCTGTTATGCAAAGGATCCAAACCGAACCAACTGCATGTGGAACAAACCCAGAGAATTAACTGATTACAAAGGCAATGGCCAGGAATTGATTTTATGGGAGAATGTTGAAATATCTCCTTTGAGTGCGCTTAATCAGTGGAGAATATTTGGGCCCACCAATGATTTGCTATTGAACCGTGACCGCTGGAAAGAGAAATCCTGGAAAGCGATGGGAGTAGCTATTTACCAGGGCTACGCCTCAATTTGGTTCGGAGAGGTAATTGACCAGGAAACATCAGTAAAATTATGCACTGGCAACAAAATGTTAACAAGCGACTGGTTGATCAATGAATATATTGAAGAATCAGAAAATGATGCTGATCCTGAAACCGAACCTGAAGAGCCCCAAATCACTTACTACCTTATTGTAGGAAGTTTTAAGGAAGAAGCCCAATCAAAAACTGAAGTAAAGCGTCTTCAGGCTGGTGGCTATGCTGATGCTAAGGTGGTCGAAAAAGAAGGAAATTACCGAATTTCTGTCTATGATTTTTCCGATCTGACCGAAGTCCAAAAAATGCGCCGTCAACTCGATGCTGTTTTTAAAGGAGTCTGGATTATGGAGAAGTAG